TTGATGGAGTCTCTTATTAATGCTAAATAAAACCTAAAACCAAAAACCGATATTAAAAAACCAAATACTTTGTTTTTGTTCTGGGGAGTAGCTATATTTTACCTGAATAGGTCCAATGAAAGTTTCTATGCCATATCCTAAACCATAACCTTGATAATCTGGGAGCGTGAGCCATTCACCACTTTCAAATAAATCATCTTCTATATTTGCCCAATTTCCTTCTAAAGTTATGTGGTGCTTTTTATAAATCTCATAATCCGCACTAAAAGAAGCTTTTATATAACTATCGCCTGTAAGAGAAATAAAATCATATCCTATAAAAGGAATAAAATTGTTTATTAAATTATTACCATAACCTCCAAGAGCAAAATCTAATGATCGGGTAGATTTATCACCAAATTTAAAACCACCACTACTATGTATATTAAAAGCTAATTTATCTGATAGACTAAAAGCATATCCTAAAGCGCCTTTCATTATTGAAAAATTATCAAAATCTTGGTTAAACTTTGAAGCATAAAAATAGTTATATATATCGCTATTAAAATAAACACCTTTGTTAGGGAAATATTTATTATCGTATGTATCTAATTTTATATTCGCAAAAACACTAAAATAATCGGTGTTTTCAAATATAAAATCATCATTTCCATTAGAAATTTTTAGTGTTTCTGATTTCACTTCTAATCGTTTATGCTCTATTCCCATACTTAATGCAAAATCCTTTCTAAAAAGCGTTTGCAAATAAAACTGATTGGTTTGATCTTGTAATTTAGCATCAATTTTATTAAGCCCCATGGCACTTACTTCAGTGTCTTCTAAAAGTAATTGGGCATTTATATTTTTATTAAATGTATTATATCTAGAACGCACACCTACACTCCAATAAAAACCTCTGTCGATTAAATATTCAAAATTATACCTAACCTGATCCCCTAAAATAAAATCTATTGAGGCTATATCATTGTCAAATAATAAACGTTTTTGGGTTAAATTAATTAATGCTGCACTTTTATATAAATCGTCAAAATGTAACCCTAATTTTAAAAAAGTTGTGTTTTTTGTTTCTTTCAGTTTTGCTATTAAATGATAATTTTCTTCATTTTCACTTTTAGCTAATTTGTATTGAAAGGAATCAAAATTGTTAGTTGCAACAAGATTATCTATCCCTTTTGAAAAATCATTGTAACTTATTTTTTTATTAGATTTTAATTTTAGCTTTCCTAAAACGTAAGCTCTGGTATAATTATTTATTCCTTCAATAGAAAAAGAACTAATTGTAATACTATCTGGAAATTGCTTTATTATTTTTTCATTTTTTTTAGTTTTAAAAAAAGATTTTAAAGCTTCAGATTTTAAAATAGCAGCTCGCTTACCACTTTCAATAATTTTTGCTCCATCATCAAAGGAAACGACATTATAAGCTTTAATATCTGGTTTAATATAAATATCCGTTTTTTGTGCTTTAGTCTCCATAGTCTTTATAGTTCTAAAGTTATTTATTTGAATTAAAACATCTGGTGCCGATGTTAATTCATCCCGATTTAATAACTCATCCTGAACATCAACTCCAATAATAACAGCCATTCCTTTTTCTCGTAATTCATCAATAGGATAGTTATTTATTACACCACCATCAATTAATACTTGATTCTTAATCATAACAGGTTGAAAAAGCGATGGAAGCGCACTACTTGCCAATATAGATTGTGTTAAATCGCCTTTATCTAACAACACTTGTTTACCTGTTTCCACATTAGTTGCTATACAGAAAAACGGAATGGGCAACTTATCAAAACTATTAATATTATTAACATGAAAGGTTAATTTAGATAGCAAACTATAGGTATTTTGCCCTCTCGACAGCGCCGAAGGCAACTTAATTTTAAAGTTATCGAACGGCAGGGTTAATATATATTTTTCAGAATTATCACGCTCATAAAAAGCTTTTGAAGCTCTAGGCAATTCATCATTTATAATTTTATCAAAATCTACTTCTTTAAAAATGGAATCGAGTTCTTTACCAGAGTAACCAGAAGCATATAACGCACCTATAATAGCCCCCATACTTGTACCTGCTATATAATCAACTTTTACCCCTAAACTATCAATAACCTTTAACACACCAATATGCGCTAATCCTTTTGCACCACCACCACTTAACACTAAGCCTACCTTAACCTCATTATCTTTTTGTTTATCCTGCGAAAAACTCTCAAGGCAAACAACAAATAATAAAAAGGTTAGTAGGTATTTCATGTATTTCTATTTATTTTTTCAATTTTCACTTGTAACACTTATAAAATCATTACTCTGTACCTTTAAATTAATAGTCATGGATGTTTCATTTTTTATGATAATAATTATAAACTTTCTCTGCACGAGATACACCAACAACTAATTCTAATTCGTCTAATTTTGCATTAGCAACACGTTTTACCGACTTAAAATGTTTCAATAAATCTACAACTGTTTTTTCTCCTATTCCAGAAATAGTTTCAAGTTCTGTATTTAAAGCACTTTTACTTCGCTTATTTCTATGATGTTCTATCCCAAAACGGTGAGCTTCATTTCGTAAAAACTGAATCACTTTTAGGGTTTCACTTTTCTTATCTAAATATAAGGGAATTGGATCATTTGGATAGAATAATTCTTCTAAACGTTTTGCAATACCAACAATGGCTATTTTTCCTCTTAAATTTAAAGCGTCTAAACTTTTTAATGCTGATGATAATTGCCCCTTTCCCCCATCAATAATAATAAGTTGTGGCAATGGCTGCTCCTCTTCTACTAGACGCTTGTATCTGCGATACACCACTTCTTCCATAGAAGCAAAATCGTCTGGTCCCTCAACTGTTTTTATATTAAAATGACGATAATCTTTTTTGCTTGGTTTCCCATTTTTAAACACCACACAAGCCGCTACAGGGTTTGTTCCTTGGATATTAGAATTATCGAAACACTCAATATGTCTTGGCTCTTCATGAAGACGTAAATCGGTTTTCATTTGTGCCATAATCCGCTTCTCGTGTCTGTCTGGGTCTACAATTTTTATTTGTTTAAAACGCTCTAATCTATAATACTTGGCGTTTCTAATAGATAAATCTAAAATATGCTTTTTATCGCCTAATTTAGGTATAGTAATTTTAACATCATCTCCTAATTCTACCTTAAAAGGCACATAAATTTCTTTTGAATTGGAATTAAATCG
The nucleotide sequence above comes from Flavobacteriaceae bacterium HL-DH10. Encoded proteins:
- a CDS encoding patatin-like phospholipase family protein, with amino-acid sequence MKYLLTFLLFVVCLESFSQDKQKDNEVKVGLVLSGGGAKGLAHIGVLKVIDSLGVKVDYIAGTSMGAIIGALYASGYSGKELDSIFKEVDFDKIINDELPRASKAFYERDNSEKYILTLPFDNFKIKLPSALSRGQNTYSLLSKLTFHVNNINSFDKLPIPFFCIATNVETGKQVLLDKGDLTQSILASSALPSLFQPVMIKNQVLIDGGVINNYPIDELREKGMAVIIGVDVQDELLNRDELTSAPDVLIQINNFRTIKTMETKAQKTDIYIKPDIKAYNVVSFDDGAKIIESGKRAAILKSEALKSFFKTKKNEKIIKQFPDSITISSFSIEGINNYTRAYVLGKLKLKSNKKISYNDFSKGIDNLVATNNFDSFQYKLAKSENEENYHLIAKLKETKNTTFLKLGLHFDDLYKSAALINLTQKRLLFDNDIASIDFILGDQVRYNFEYLIDRGFYWSVGVRSRYNTFNKNINAQLLLEDTEVSAMGLNKIDAKLQDQTNQFYLQTLFRKDFALSMGIEHKRLEVKSETLKISNGNDDFIFENTDYFSVFANIKLDTYDNKYFPNKGVYFNSDIYNYFYASKFNQDFDNFSIMKGALGYAFSLSDKLAFNIHSSGGFKFGDKSTRSLDFALGGYGNNLINNFIPFIGYDFISLTGDSYIKASFSADYEIYKKHHITLEGNWANIEDDLFESGEWLTLPDYQGYGLGYGIETFIGPIQVKYSYSPEQKQSIWFFNIGFWF